A stretch of Paenibacillus mucilaginosus 3016 DNA encodes these proteins:
- a CDS encoding DUF309 domain-containing protein — translation MMTDNSNGTADSPGLSGNGGRRYPDAYVRYLVHFHAERDYFECHEVLEEYWKEHPGEADGEAYVGLIQLAVSLYHQRRGNLAGAVKMLSGAIRRLGSGAAAELGIAEVELQRLMGARLVELGDPAAFVYADLDIPLADQALLRACEETSGASWERWGQPSDLSDRYLIHKHTLRDRSGVVEERERQRKQRQEKRGEGA, via the coding sequence ATGATGACAGACAACTCTAACGGAACGGCGGACAGCCCGGGGCTTTCCGGAAACGGCGGCCGCCGCTATCCGGATGCCTATGTGCGCTACCTCGTTCATTTTCATGCGGAGCGCGACTATTTCGAGTGCCATGAGGTGCTCGAGGAATATTGGAAGGAGCATCCCGGGGAAGCGGACGGCGAGGCGTATGTCGGGCTGATCCAGCTGGCCGTGTCGCTGTACCACCAGCGGCGCGGCAACCTCGCGGGCGCGGTCAAAATGCTCTCCGGTGCCATCCGCCGGCTCGGGAGCGGAGCGGCCGCGGAGCTTGGCATCGCAGAAGTGGAACTGCAGCGGCTGATGGGCGCCAGGCTCGTCGAGCTTGGAGATCCGGCCGCATTCGTGTACGCGGATCTCGACATTCCGTTGGCCGACCAAGCTCTGCTGCGGGCCTGTGAGGAAACGAGCGGCGCCTCCTGGGAGCGTTGGGGACAGCCGAGCGACCTGTCGGACCGCTACCTGATCCACAAGCACACGCTTCGTGACCGAAGCGGCGTCGTCGAGGAGCGGGAGCGGCAGCGGAAGCAGCGCCAGGAGAAGCGGGGGGAAGGCGCATGA
- a CDS encoding YxcD family protein: MRLNEQDIINAICLHTAERKGIQPKQVEVSLEYDDDLGFSAEVTAEGRSQILIAANMLEAIERYLFQHQGVRVFRDQIHLRLEDEIVADISR, encoded by the coding sequence ATGAGACTGAACGAACAGGATATCATTAACGCGATCTGTCTGCATACGGCAGAGCGCAAAGGCATCCAGCCGAAGCAGGTGGAAGTGTCGCTGGAATACGACGATGACCTAGGCTTCTCTGCCGAGGTCACGGCGGAAGGCCGCAGCCAGATTCTGATTGCGGCCAACATGCTGGAAGCCATCGAGCGGTATCTCTTTCAGCACCAGGGGGTCCGCGTCTTCCGCGACCAGATCCACCTGCGGCTCGAGGACGAGATCGTAGCCGACATTTCACGCTGA
- a CDS encoding GAF domain-containing sensor histidine kinase, with the protein MKPTIIYSSWEDEQRRLQELRELDIVGTGPEPSFDRITKLVSQVFDVPGSLISLVTEDKQWFKSCVGLPEDLKEARSTEREHSLCQYVVAAKEAIVVEDTLADPRFAENPLVHSYGLRFYAGAPLVSSKGNVLGTLCVMDSKPRRFSELQVGQLCDFAAWVMTEIELRRDLRDKEALTRELLKEKQTIEAQRDLIRSAFDEPFEGKLLCDSSGRILLHNKRLLESFLVNPELYGNVHAFVDGLLQAGQVTGSALPEKIKALLEGRESSFLERFSSQMPGEERKDFQVSGILAEGEQPGERLVYLSIRERTEEERIDRMKSEFISVVSHELRTPLTSIMGFVEILLDRRPTEEKRMRYLETIHREAERLTQLLNDLLDLQKMESGKQQYVFEAVNLGQLVEEVADSWRDHPTHRLLLHCPEKRVYALADSDRMKQALHNLVSNAFKYSPGKELVHLSLEEIDGMACIRVRDEGLGIPQEAREKLFSKFYRVDNSDRRKIGGTGLGLAIVREIMTAHGGTVEFEPAPGGGTVFLLRLEALQGMGTVEYP; encoded by the coding sequence ATGAAACCTACCATCATCTATTCCTCATGGGAGGACGAACAGCGCAGATTACAGGAACTGAGGGAACTCGATATCGTCGGGACGGGTCCGGAGCCCTCCTTCGACCGGATCACGAAGCTGGTCTCCCAGGTATTCGATGTGCCGGGGAGTCTGATCAGCCTGGTTACCGAAGACAAACAGTGGTTCAAGTCCTGTGTCGGGCTGCCCGAGGACCTCAAGGAGGCCCGGTCCACCGAACGGGAGCACTCCTTATGCCAATATGTCGTCGCGGCCAAAGAGGCGATCGTGGTGGAAGATACGCTGGCGGACCCCCGGTTCGCGGAGAATCCGCTGGTGCACAGCTACGGTCTCCGGTTCTATGCGGGTGCGCCGCTGGTGTCGTCGAAGGGGAACGTGCTCGGCACGCTCTGCGTCATGGATTCGAAGCCGCGCCGGTTCAGCGAACTCCAGGTCGGCCAGCTGTGCGATTTTGCGGCATGGGTGATGACGGAGATCGAGCTTCGCCGCGACCTGCGGGACAAGGAGGCGCTCACCCGGGAGCTGCTGAAGGAGAAGCAGACGATCGAGGCGCAGCGGGATCTCATCCGCAGCGCCTTCGACGAGCCCTTCGAGGGCAAGCTGCTGTGTGACAGCAGCGGGCGCATCCTGCTGCACAACAAGCGGCTGCTCGAATCGTTCCTCGTGAATCCCGAGCTGTACGGTAACGTACACGCTTTCGTCGACGGGCTGCTGCAGGCCGGTCAGGTGACCGGGAGCGCACTGCCGGAGAAGATCAAGGCCCTGCTCGAAGGCAGGGAATCTTCCTTCCTGGAGCGGTTCTCGAGCCAGATGCCAGGGGAGGAGCGGAAGGACTTCCAGGTGTCGGGTATTCTGGCAGAGGGGGAGCAGCCGGGCGAACGGCTCGTCTACCTCAGCATCCGCGAACGGACGGAAGAAGAGCGGATCGACCGGATGAAGAGCGAGTTCATCTCCGTGGTTTCCCACGAGCTGCGCACTCCGCTCACGAGCATTATGGGCTTCGTGGAGATTCTGCTCGACCGCCGGCCGACGGAAGAGAAGCGGATGCGTTATTTGGAGACGATCCACCGGGAGGCCGAACGGTTGACTCAGCTGCTGAACGACCTGCTCGACCTGCAGAAGATGGAATCGGGCAAGCAGCAGTATGTGTTCGAGGCGGTGAACCTGGGGCAGCTGGTGGAAGAGGTGGCCGATTCCTGGCGGGACCATCCGACGCACCGGCTGCTGCTGCACTGTCCGGAGAAGAGGGTGTATGCCCTGGCCGACAGCGACAGGATGAAGCAGGCGCTGCATAATCTCGTATCGAATGCCTTCAAGTACTCTCCGGGCAAGGAGCTTGTGCACTTGTCGCTGGAAGAGATCGACGGCATGGCGTGCATCCGGGTGAGGGACGAGGGGCTCGGCATCCCGCAGGAAGCCCGGGAGAAGCTGTTCTCGAAGTTCTACCGGGTGGACAATTCCGACCGCCGCAAGATCGGCGGAACGGGTCTCGGGCTGGCCATTGTCCGGGAGATCATGACGGCGCACGGAGGCACGGTGGAGTTCGAACCGGCCCCGGGCGGCGGAACGGTGTTTCTGCTGAGGCTGGAGGCCCTGCAGGGGATGGGCACAGTGGAATACCCGTAA
- a CDS encoding cache domain-containing protein, whose amino-acid sequence MIDRPYFLDALNGQEHISDLTMAKSTNEPLIFFSTPVRDESGTVTGLLLGSVKLEVIDRLLATLQPPTPGSDSYLVDLGGPCCPTSDIPRSCSGLAGAGGIPPGD is encoded by the coding sequence GTGATCGACAGGCCTTATTTTCTTGACGCCTTGAACGGGCAGGAGCATATCAGCGATCTCACCATGGCCAAATCGACGAACGAGCCGCTGATTTTTTTCTCGACTCCTGTCCGCGATGAAAGTGGAACCGTTACTGGTCTGCTGCTCGGCTCGGTGAAGCTCGAGGTCATCGACCGTCTTCTCGCAACGCTGCAGCCCCCAACTCCTGGCAGCGATTCGTATCTGGTGGATCTGGGGGGACCATGCTGTCCGACTTCCGACATACCCAGGAGCTGCAGCGGCTTGGCCGGGGCCGGGGGAATCCCGCCTGGCGATTGA
- a CDS encoding TIR domain-containing protein, whose translation MSTPMKTKPNTFIGSSREAMELASAMHAQLSYDTQVTPWYAGAFRGGEYTMEALERELNDNDFGVFVFAPDDVALHRSQYVFITRDNTLFEMGLFWGRLGRSRVYAVIPGEVRERDDLIQGETVKQFHILSDLQGLTLLRYEIRTDDNFEAAVSVACREIIRNIRQQGAYQDPRELLLAKEAELLQKQSLLHFFWEYNRHVTAADAAEKYMALSEAVRNSILPPDGFRVTGAAFWQKQAGEGIGQVGGNVGKGRFFPFDANRQKSEGDQIIYVLDVFLSGKWTFFKRQELAQVYVLCYPLGTEHTLSVHFAGRDELTDDRLTRTVTDNIDLLRTIDHLIGGDSV comes from the coding sequence TTGTCTACTCCAATGAAAACGAAACCGAACACCTTCATCGGCTCCTCCAGGGAAGCGATGGAGCTTGCCAGCGCCATGCATGCCCAGCTGAGCTATGATACTCAGGTCACTCCCTGGTACGCCGGCGCCTTCAGAGGCGGAGAGTATACGATGGAAGCGCTGGAGAGGGAGCTGAACGACAATGACTTCGGCGTGTTTGTCTTTGCTCCGGATGATGTTGCCCTGCACCGCAGCCAATATGTCTTCATTACGCGGGACAATACGCTGTTCGAAATGGGCTTGTTCTGGGGAAGGCTTGGGCGCAGCCGCGTCTATGCCGTAATACCGGGCGAAGTCAGGGAACGGGACGATCTGATCCAAGGGGAGACGGTGAAGCAGTTTCACATCTTATCCGACCTGCAGGGGCTTACTCTGCTGCGATATGAGATCCGGACGGACGACAATTTCGAGGCGGCCGTGTCGGTGGCCTGCCGGGAGATCATCCGGAACATCCGGCAGCAGGGAGCGTACCAAGATCCCAGGGAGCTTCTGCTTGCCAAGGAAGCCGAGCTGCTCCAAAAGCAGAGCCTGCTTCATTTCTTCTGGGAATACAACCGCCACGTGACGGCCGCGGATGCGGCGGAGAAATATATGGCATTGAGCGAGGCGGTGCGAAACTCGATTCTGCCTCCGGACGGATTCCGCGTCACCGGAGCCGCCTTCTGGCAGAAGCAGGCCGGTGAGGGGATCGGCCAGGTGGGAGGTAACGTGGGAAAGGGCCGGTTTTTCCCCTTTGATGCCAACAGGCAAAAGTCGGAGGGAGATCAAATTATCTATGTCCTCGATGTGTTCCTGAGCGGAAAGTGGACGTTCTTCAAGCGCCAGGAGCTTGCGCAGGTTTATGTGCTGTGCTATCCTTTAGGGACAGAGCATACATTATCGGTGCATTTTGCGGGACGCGATGAGCTGACGGATGACCGCCTGACCCGGACGGTGACGGACAATATCGACTTACTCCGAACCATTGACCATCTGATTGGAGGTGATTCCGTATGA
- a CDS encoding glycosyl hydrolase family 18 protein, which yields MKRKTLISMSLFAMLFSSAGSVHAADKTTKYRVYQDQQVLMETASYAEAEAYARWFADSRVEEIGSRKWLWHNYPKYRVYQNGASLPQWKFASLEAAVAEASKWGHASVRDLESGGWVWNNYPKYRLYQGEITLDAWAFPTLEAAVAEARRWGNAHIIDLSTHGWVWDNIPAGRKAELRQGPKLYQLYQGSYTSEAWTFASLEDAVNASLYWSNSEVRRTDSGKVVHSNVKPYKVYQFDKEIGSFLGLEQAIAYAQAYDHTRITERPEGSSTARTIWNNYPYYQVYQNNQWIADFQTIGGALAYASRYSSASIRLYDDGSVIWDNLKDLQFWGWNGSSSDTTIRSHVSGTQGLDVVSPTYFQLQDTSGGLADTSNAATVAWLKEQGYSVHPLVANQFDSKLTTGFLASAEARAKFIDALVSRAVKLGVDGLNIDFESVSGSDRAAFTKFMEELTAKAHEQKLTISVDLPRGSAKWNAKTAFDHEKLAGIVDYVITMTYDQHWKGSTEPGSVAGLPWVEEGIREFLAYGIPRDKLIIGIPFYVREWKIDAAGKLESNRALLMKDLPALIESKKAVRTYDARFGQDKVEYTENGARYVFWMEDESTVKARIDLAKKYDLAGVAAWRLGYDPSSLWSMMLQQK from the coding sequence TTGAAGCGCAAGACCCTGATCTCCATGTCCCTCTTCGCCATGCTCTTCTCGTCCGCCGGCTCCGTTCATGCAGCCGACAAGACGACCAAATACCGTGTTTATCAAGACCAGCAGGTTCTGATGGAAACCGCCTCTTACGCCGAAGCCGAAGCTTATGCCCGTTGGTTCGCCGACAGCCGCGTGGAAGAAATCGGCTCGCGCAAGTGGCTGTGGCACAATTATCCGAAATACCGGGTCTACCAGAACGGCGCCTCCCTGCCCCAGTGGAAGTTCGCTTCCCTGGAAGCGGCCGTCGCCGAAGCCTCAAAGTGGGGCCACGCCAGTGTACGTGATCTGGAATCCGGCGGATGGGTTTGGAACAACTACCCAAAGTATCGCCTGTACCAGGGCGAAATCACGCTGGATGCATGGGCGTTCCCGACGCTGGAGGCGGCAGTCGCCGAAGCGCGGCGCTGGGGCAATGCGCACATCATTGACCTGTCGACCCACGGCTGGGTATGGGACAACATCCCCGCCGGCCGCAAAGCGGAGCTCCGGCAGGGCCCTAAGCTGTATCAGCTTTACCAGGGAAGCTATACCAGCGAAGCCTGGACCTTTGCCTCCCTGGAAGACGCCGTAAACGCCTCCCTCTACTGGAGCAACTCGGAAGTACGCCGGACGGACAGCGGCAAGGTCGTGCACTCCAATGTGAAGCCGTACAAGGTATATCAATTCGATAAGGAGATCGGCTCCTTCCTCGGCCTGGAGCAGGCGATCGCTTATGCCCAGGCCTATGATCATACCCGCATCACCGAACGCCCGGAGGGCTCCTCCACTGCACGGACCATCTGGAATAATTATCCTTACTATCAGGTCTACCAGAACAACCAATGGATAGCAGACTTCCAAACGATCGGCGGAGCTCTCGCCTACGCTTCGCGTTACAGCAGCGCTTCCATCCGACTGTATGACGACGGTTCGGTCATTTGGGACAACCTCAAAGACCTGCAGTTCTGGGGCTGGAACGGCAGCTCGAGCGACACTACGATCCGCAGCCATGTCTCCGGGACGCAGGGACTCGACGTCGTCTCCCCAACGTACTTTCAGCTGCAGGATACGTCCGGCGGATTAGCGGACACGTCCAACGCGGCGACCGTAGCCTGGCTCAAAGAGCAGGGCTACTCGGTGCATCCGCTGGTGGCGAACCAGTTCGACAGCAAGCTCACGACCGGCTTCCTCGCGTCGGCTGAAGCCCGCGCGAAGTTCATCGACGCGCTGGTCTCCCGTGCGGTGAAGCTGGGTGTAGACGGGCTCAACATTGACTTCGAGAGCGTCTCCGGCAGCGACCGCGCAGCCTTCACGAAGTTCATGGAGGAGCTGACCGCCAAGGCGCATGAGCAGAAGCTGACGATCTCGGTCGACCTGCCGCGCGGCAGCGCCAAGTGGAATGCCAAGACGGCGTTCGACCATGAGAAGCTCGCTGGCATAGTCGACTATGTAATCACGATGACCTATGACCAGCACTGGAAGGGCAGCACGGAACCCGGTTCGGTAGCCGGTCTGCCTTGGGTCGAAGAAGGCATCCGGGAATTCCTGGCTTACGGCATTCCGCGGGACAAGCTGATCATCGGCATCCCCTTCTATGTCCGGGAGTGGAAGATCGATGCCGCGGGCAAGCTGGAAAGCAACCGGGCCCTGCTGATGAAGGACCTCCCGGCCCTGATCGAATCGAAGAAGGCGGTCCGTACCTATGATGCCCGCTTCGGCCAGGATAAAGTAGAATACACCGAGAACGGCGCACGTTATGTGTTCTGGATGGAAGACGAGTCTACGGTCAAGGCCCGCATTGATCTTGCGAAGAAGTATGATCTCGCCGGTGTGGCCGCCTGGCGTCTTGGTTACGATCCGTCCAGCCTATGGAGCATGATGCTTCAGCAGAAATAA
- a CDS encoding ZIP family metal transporter, producing the protein MSLSLLSPHALAAGAVCMGICLAGTAAGGLLAYALGRTQARLFPLLIAMSAGMIFAMLVLDVLPESVRLGGWLPTAGGILAGWFLARVLDRWVHGRYAHARGQGRESFLHSSGLLALALALHNFPAGFALGGSMGSAPELSRSISWALGLHSVPEGIALGLPFAAARRSPLKLAGLIFWISLPTLLGAAAGRSLGSLPPAGLSLMLGMAGGTILYVVVVEFTLPVLSRISQTAGLTAWAAGACIGVLCLLAA; encoded by the coding sequence ATGTCCCTGTCCCTCTTGTCCCCGCACGCGCTGGCGGCCGGCGCCGTCTGTATGGGGATCTGCCTGGCCGGAACGGCCGCGGGAGGCCTGCTTGCCTATGCGCTCGGCCGGACGCAGGCCCGGCTGTTCCCCCTCCTGATCGCCATGTCCGCGGGCATGATCTTCGCCATGCTCGTGCTGGATGTCCTGCCGGAGAGCGTCCGGCTGGGCGGCTGGCTGCCCACCGCCGGCGGCATCCTGGCCGGCTGGTTCCTCGCCCGGGTGCTGGACCGCTGGGTGCACGGCCGCTACGCCCATGCCAGAGGTCAAGGGCGGGAGAGCTTCCTTCACTCGTCCGGCCTCCTCGCCCTGGCGCTCGCCCTGCATAACTTCCCGGCGGGATTCGCCCTGGGCGGCTCCATGGGCAGCGCACCCGAGCTCAGCCGTTCGATCTCCTGGGCCCTTGGGCTGCATTCCGTGCCGGAGGGCATTGCGCTCGGCCTGCCCTTCGCCGCAGCGCGGCGCTCTCCGCTGAAGCTGGCGGGATTGATCTTCTGGATCTCGCTGCCCACCCTGCTCGGCGCTGCGGCCGGCCGGTCGCTGGGAAGCCTGCCGCCGGCCGGGCTGTCGCTCATGCTGGGAATGGCGGGCGGCACGATCCTGTATGTCGTGGTCGTTGAGTTCACCCTGCCTGTGCTCTCCCGGATCTCGCAGACAGCGGGCCTGACCGCCTGGGCCGCCGGCGCCTGCATCGGTGTGCTGTGCCTGCTTGCGGCGTAA
- a CDS encoding phosphatidylglycerol lysyltransferase domain-containing protein translates to MQALHPELSAPSDPRVDYREVRDFIARHGGSTLSHLILLQDKEIYWTQDKQALISYKRMGSHYFVLGDPIGAQDRIGEALKEFKAYCAGRGGRAVFYQVSPQYKHMYEDEGYRFFKLGEEAVLDLASFDLAGKKGSKLRTRKNKFERSGYRFEVQLPPFTGAFLSELEKVSDSWLGKRQEKNYSVGFFTRDYVASHPVAALYAPDGRMVAFATIGGGGEAAQRTIVIDLMRHTADSPHGTMDMLFLSVFFWAKEQGYAKCSMGMAPLAGVGQTPCATSGEKMAKHMYEYGNAFYKFKGLREFKGKFHPDWVPKYLAYQGGILPVLMLQLICLINFGRKLHPSMVFGLFGLLYGNKTKPGELQG, encoded by the coding sequence ATGCAAGCTCTGCATCCGGAATTGTCTGCACCCTCGGACCCTCGTGTGGATTATCGGGAGGTCCGGGATTTTATCGCCCGTCATGGAGGCAGCACGCTCTCCCATCTGATCCTTCTGCAGGATAAAGAGATTTACTGGACTCAAGACAAGCAGGCGCTCATTTCTTACAAGAGGATGGGCAGCCATTACTTCGTGCTGGGCGACCCGATCGGCGCGCAGGACCGGATCGGGGAGGCCTTGAAAGAATTCAAGGCCTACTGTGCCGGCCGAGGCGGCAGGGCGGTGTTCTATCAGGTTTCCCCGCAGTATAAGCACATGTATGAAGACGAAGGGTACCGCTTCTTCAAGCTGGGCGAGGAAGCCGTGCTCGACCTCGCTTCCTTCGATTTGGCAGGCAAGAAGGGCAGCAAGCTGCGCACCCGCAAGAACAAGTTCGAACGAAGCGGGTACCGCTTCGAGGTACAGCTTCCTCCGTTCACCGGTGCGTTCCTGTCGGAGCTCGAGAAGGTTTCTGACTCGTGGCTCGGCAAACGGCAGGAGAAGAACTACTCGGTCGGCTTTTTTACGCGGGATTATGTGGCGTCCCATCCGGTAGCCGCACTGTACGCTCCCGACGGCCGCATGGTCGCCTTCGCTACGATCGGAGGAGGCGGTGAGGCGGCGCAGCGGACCATCGTGATCGATCTCATGCGGCATACGGCCGATTCGCCGCACGGCACCATGGACATGCTGTTCCTCTCGGTGTTCTTCTGGGCGAAGGAACAAGGCTATGCGAAGTGCAGCATGGGCATGGCCCCGCTGGCCGGAGTAGGGCAGACCCCCTGTGCGACCTCCGGAGAGAAGATGGCGAAGCATATGTATGAATACGGGAATGCCTTTTACAAGTTCAAGGGGCTTCGCGAGTTTAAAGGCAAGTTTCATCCGGACTGGGTCCCCAAATATTTGGCTTATCAGGGCGGAATTCTGCCTGTGCTGATGCTGCAGCTCATCTGCCTCATCAATTTCGGAAGAAAGCTTCATCCTTCGATGGTGTTCGGGCTGTTCGGTCTGCTGTACGGAAACAAAACGAAGCCGGGCGAGCTGCAGGGATAA
- a CDS encoding methionine aminopeptidase — translation MSKLIRLRLDAMAYGSPLPVRQRFFCLLPAEIVIEDKDGWSLIPPDRQSYIAQFEHTIVITRGQPLILTA, via the coding sequence ATGTCGAAGCTTATACGGCTACGGCTTGACGCTATGGCATATGGTTCCCCGCTGCCTGTCCGGCAGCGGTTTTTTTGTCTTCTGCCCGCCGAGATCGTGATCGAGGACAAGGACGGCTGGAGCCTGATCCCTCCGGACCGCCAAAGCTATATTGCCCAGTTCGAGCATACCATTGTTATCACCCGGGGGCAGCCGCTGATTTTGACGGCTTAG
- a CDS encoding response regulator transcription factor — translation MSGEVSGHPPVILVVEDERHIAEVIRLYLEHAGYEPILRERGDGIAEAVPTVAPDLILLDVMLPGLSGFEICSRIRELPEPAGSTPVIFLTAKGESIDKLRGFQLGVDDYIVKPFDPNELVARIKAVLRRAQAPRQAPIPEAGQKTLRVDNLTVDLEQYKVTVDGSRVELTAKEMELLYFLASSPGRVYTREDLLGFVWSFDFNGGTRTVDAHVKNLRKKLGSGYRWSIQTMWGIGYSFEVREA, via the coding sequence ATGAGCGGGGAAGTCAGCGGGCACCCGCCCGTCATCCTCGTGGTGGAAGACGAGCGGCATATTGCGGAGGTGATCCGCCTGTACCTGGAGCATGCGGGGTACGAGCCGATCCTGCGTGAACGCGGAGACGGCATCGCCGAGGCGGTGCCGACGGTTGCCCCGGACCTTATCCTGCTGGACGTCATGCTGCCCGGACTCTCGGGCTTCGAAATCTGTTCGCGCATCCGGGAGCTGCCGGAGCCTGCCGGCTCGACCCCCGTGATCTTCCTGACCGCGAAGGGCGAGTCGATCGACAAGCTGCGCGGCTTCCAGCTCGGCGTGGACGATTACATCGTAAAGCCCTTCGACCCGAACGAGCTCGTGGCGCGGATCAAGGCGGTGCTCCGCCGGGCCCAGGCTCCCCGGCAGGCCCCCATCCCGGAAGCCGGGCAGAAGACGCTGCGCGTCGACAACCTGACCGTCGATCTCGAGCAGTACAAGGTGACGGTGGACGGCAGCCGCGTGGAGCTGACGGCCAAGGAGATGGAGCTGCTGTATTTTCTCGCTTCAAGCCCCGGCAGGGTGTATACGCGGGAGGACCTGCTCGGCTTCGTCTGGAGCTTTGACTTCAACGGGGGAACCCGTACGGTCGACGCCCATGTCAAGAATCTGCGCAAGAAGCTCGGTTCGGGCTACCGGTGGAGCATCCAGACGATGTGGGGCATCGGCTACTCCTTCGAGGTGCGGGAAGCATGA
- a CDS encoding diguanylate cyclase, producing the protein MNHGKWLLVGEVDQKMLFRGMFHDLLNQAVLGFFIILAAALFFVKIVEHRLAGTLKVLLERAQSIRRGSYGKPQPDSQFEKAPQEYRILMDAMNEMAETVRCKIDLLEASEQKFKSLFDHHLHAVCTFDLQGHYTSANAVCLSDTGYTLEEFISLRYDKLLHPDDWGRLETALGRLKNGQADEFKITVITKEGQLRRLYNSVIPIYSGSDITGAFCVAKDITVQLQAEALLRASEEKYRFLTESSSDMISVHDRGAVYKMVTPASSALFGYEPEELFNRCAFDFIHPEDLQPVGLTHQKIWEASAVESVTYRMRRKDGTYVWVESKSRKVHSESEGETVVVVTRDISERKQAELALTEVNKKLLHQAEQDGLTQIPNRRRFDNTLRSEWRRAARTESPISMILLDIDYFKAYNDTFGHLSGDECLKKVAAILRDNLLRETDLVARFGGEEFAVLLPHTDLEGALVVAEHLRKAVEAAGLPHPKSRIGEVVTISLGVASLKSPLPHEPTELIEQADRALYNAKKQRNHVEAYTATA; encoded by the coding sequence GTGAATCACGGCAAGTGGCTGCTTGTCGGCGAGGTGGACCAGAAGATGCTGTTTCGCGGCATGTTTCACGATCTTCTGAATCAGGCGGTGCTCGGCTTCTTCATTATCCTGGCCGCGGCGCTGTTCTTCGTCAAAATCGTCGAGCACCGGCTTGCCGGGACGCTGAAGGTGCTACTGGAGCGGGCGCAGTCTATCCGCCGCGGTTCCTACGGAAAGCCGCAGCCCGATTCGCAGTTCGAGAAAGCCCCGCAGGAGTACCGCATTCTGATGGACGCCATGAACGAAATGGCCGAGACGGTCCGATGCAAGATCGATCTGCTGGAGGCGAGCGAGCAAAAGTTCAAGTCCCTGTTCGACCACCATCTGCATGCCGTGTGCACCTTCGATCTGCAGGGCCATTATACGTCCGCGAATGCCGTCTGTCTAAGCGATACAGGGTATACGCTCGAAGAGTTCATCAGCCTGAGGTATGATAAGCTGCTGCACCCTGACGACTGGGGAAGACTGGAGACTGCCTTGGGACGGCTGAAGAACGGACAAGCCGATGAGTTTAAGATTACGGTCATCACCAAAGAAGGACAGCTGCGGCGGCTGTATAATTCGGTGATCCCGATCTACTCCGGGAGCGACATTACCGGCGCCTTCTGCGTGGCGAAGGATATTACGGTACAGCTTCAGGCCGAGGCCTTGCTGCGGGCGAGCGAGGAGAAGTACCGCTTCCTGACGGAGAGCTCTTCGGATATGATCTCCGTCCATGACCGCGGTGCCGTCTACAAAATGGTGACGCCGGCGAGCTCTGCGCTGTTCGGCTATGAACCGGAAGAGCTTTTTAATCGATGTGCCTTTGATTTCATTCATCCGGAAGATCTGCAGCCGGTCGGTCTTACACATCAAAAGATCTGGGAGGCATCGGCGGTGGAATCCGTCACCTACCGGATGCGCCGCAAGGACGGCACCTATGTATGGGTCGAGTCGAAGAGCCGCAAGGTGCACTCCGAATCGGAAGGAGAGACCGTGGTTGTGGTAACCCGGGATATCTCCGAACGCAAGCAGGCGGAGCTGGCCTTGACCGAGGTCAACAAGAAGCTGCTGCATCAGGCCGAGCAGGATGGGCTGACCCAGATCCCGAACCGCCGGCGCTTCGATAACACCCTGCGGAGCGAGTGGAGGCGGGCGGCCCGAACCGAAAGTCCGATCTCGATGATTCTGCTTGACATCGACTATTTCAAGGCGTATAACGATACGTTCGGGCACTTGAGCGGAGACGAATGTCTCAAAAAGGTGGCCGCGATCCTGCGGGACAACCTGCTCCGGGAGACGGATCTTGTCGCCCGTTTCGGAGGCGAAGAGTTCGCCGTACTGCTGCCCCATACGGATCTCGAAGGGGCGCTGGTGGTGGCAGAGCATCTGCGGAAGGCGGTGGAGGCGGCGGGTCTCCCGCATCCGAAGTCCCGGATCGGCGAGGTGGTCACGATCTCGCTCGGCGTGGCTTCGCTGAAGTCTCCGCTGCCCCACGAGCCGACGGAGCTGATCGAACAGGCCGACCGCGCGCTGTATAACGCGAAGAAGCAGCGTAATCATGTCGAAGCTTATACGGCTACGGCTTGA